A genome region from Alicyclobacillus acidocaldarius subsp. acidocaldarius DSM 446 includes the following:
- a CDS encoding iron-containing alcohol dehydrogenase has translation MPYIRSGFQFMARTTITNGVGSRVFLPETVRGLGGKRAFVVTDPGIVRAGLLDKILELFDLVPTPVTIAGVFDRVEQDAKAHIINEAARAYRECAADSLIALGGGSVLDTVKGIKWMVSRGLTDIRPALIGNVLEMWPEAQPIFIPHVALPTTAGTGAEASPIAVVFHDDLGVKVNLINPFINADIAILDPELTVGLPPSITAFTGFDALTHAIEGFFSPQANPFTDAYAIQSARMIFENLPKAVANGQDLTARANMLMASTMAIISFSLALNAIPVHNMAHAFGAKFGIPHGLANAVLLPNVMAAMPAFYRARIREFMAAIGLDAPSDPDAALESFIQRIRDLRQQVGLPATFADYQLDKRQLGKMVDLVHADPSGVVYRLPDAIIQRVTREVAS, from the coding sequence ATGCCGTACATTCGATCTGGCTTTCAATTCATGGCGCGAACGACCATCACAAACGGCGTCGGATCGCGCGTGTTTTTGCCGGAGACCGTGCGCGGGCTCGGCGGCAAGCGGGCTTTTGTGGTGACGGACCCGGGCATTGTCCGCGCCGGCCTCTTGGACAAGATCCTGGAGTTGTTCGATCTCGTGCCGACGCCCGTGACCATTGCGGGCGTGTTCGATCGCGTCGAGCAGGACGCGAAGGCACACATCATCAACGAAGCCGCGCGTGCCTACCGCGAGTGCGCCGCGGATAGTCTCATCGCCCTCGGCGGAGGCAGCGTGCTCGACACGGTCAAGGGGATCAAGTGGATGGTGAGCCGTGGCCTCACCGACATCCGCCCGGCGCTCATCGGCAACGTGCTCGAGATGTGGCCCGAGGCGCAGCCCATCTTCATTCCGCACGTGGCGCTGCCCACCACCGCCGGAACCGGGGCGGAGGCCTCGCCCATCGCGGTGGTCTTCCACGACGATCTCGGCGTCAAGGTGAACCTCATCAACCCGTTCATCAACGCCGACATCGCCATTCTCGATCCGGAACTCACCGTCGGCTTGCCGCCCAGCATCACCGCCTTCACCGGCTTCGACGCGCTGACGCACGCCATCGAGGGCTTCTTCTCGCCGCAGGCCAACCCGTTCACCGACGCGTACGCCATCCAATCCGCGCGCATGATCTTCGAAAACCTGCCGAAGGCCGTGGCCAACGGGCAGGACCTGACCGCCCGCGCCAACATGCTGATGGCGAGCACGATGGCCATCATCAGCTTCAGCCTGGCCTTAAACGCGATTCCCGTCCACAACATGGCGCACGCGTTCGGCGCGAAGTTCGGCATTCCGCACGGACTCGCGAACGCGGTGCTCCTGCCGAACGTGATGGCCGCGATGCCCGCGTTCTATCGCGCGCGCATCCGCGAGTTCATGGCGGCCATCGGCTTGGACGCGCCGTCCGATCCCGATGCGGCGCTCGAATCGTTCATTCAACGCATTCGCGATCTTCGTCAACAGGTCGGCCTGCCTGCGACGTTCGCCGACTACCAGCTCGACAAGCGGCAGCTCGGCAAGATGGTGGATCTGGTGCACGCCGATCCGTCCGGCGTCGTCTATCGCCTGCCGGATGCCATCATCCAGCGCGTCACGCGCGAGGTGGCGAGCTAA
- a CDS encoding aldehyde dehydrogenase family protein produces the protein MVMTSVRLPEYGMFIDGEYTPAESGEMFEVVNPATGQPCARVAKSDARDVDRAVRSARRAFESGEWSRAKPHERAQVLLRFADEIVAHAQEIAFLEILTSGATVRRVSNADLLLIVDLLQQTARFAQAYEYAKTLPLRPFPQPSHNQVWREPVGVCAGITAWNYPLILAMWKLAPALAMGNSIVLKPASNTPLSTLKLAELAAKAGLPKGVFNVVTGPGSSVGEALVTHPEVDKIAFTGSTEVGKRIMQLAAQGVKRVTLELGGKSPAIVLPDADLDLAIPGILFGVFLHAGQVCECGTRVIVHEDIYEEVVNRLAEMASQIKLGNPLDDKVGMGPIISESQMNTILSYIESGKAEGARLVCGGQRATGGGLDAGYFVQPTIFADVDNRMKIAQEEIFGPVLAVMKARDVDEAVRLANDTVYGLAGGVWTRDLNQAYRIAREIRAGTIWVNDWHMFRSDAPFGGYKMSGFGREIGPYALDEYTQLKHVHASFVHELENRHWYSIVLPDRA, from the coding sequence ATGGTCATGACGAGTGTGAGACTCCCCGAGTACGGCATGTTCATCGACGGCGAGTACACGCCTGCGGAAAGCGGGGAGATGTTCGAGGTGGTGAATCCCGCCACGGGGCAGCCCTGCGCGCGCGTGGCGAAGTCGGACGCGCGAGACGTGGATCGCGCCGTGCGAAGCGCTCGCCGCGCGTTCGAGTCGGGCGAGTGGTCCCGCGCCAAGCCCCACGAGCGGGCCCAGGTGTTGCTTCGGTTTGCGGACGAGATCGTCGCGCACGCGCAGGAGATTGCGTTTCTGGAGATCTTGACCTCCGGCGCGACGGTGCGGCGCGTGTCGAACGCCGACTTGCTTCTCATTGTCGATTTGCTCCAGCAGACCGCGCGGTTCGCGCAGGCGTACGAATACGCGAAGACGCTTCCGCTCCGGCCGTTTCCGCAGCCGAGCCACAACCAGGTATGGAGGGAGCCCGTGGGCGTGTGCGCCGGGATCACGGCGTGGAACTATCCACTCATCCTCGCGATGTGGAAGCTCGCGCCCGCGCTCGCCATGGGGAACTCCATCGTGTTGAAACCGGCGTCCAACACGCCGCTTTCCACGCTCAAGCTTGCCGAGCTCGCGGCGAAGGCCGGGCTGCCGAAGGGCGTGTTCAACGTCGTCACGGGGCCAGGATCGTCGGTGGGCGAGGCGCTCGTCACGCACCCGGAGGTCGACAAAATCGCCTTCACCGGATCCACCGAGGTGGGCAAGCGGATCATGCAGCTCGCGGCGCAGGGCGTCAAGCGCGTGACCCTGGAGTTGGGCGGCAAGTCGCCGGCCATCGTGCTGCCGGACGCGGACCTGGATCTGGCGATACCCGGCATCCTGTTTGGCGTCTTCCTGCACGCCGGGCAGGTGTGCGAGTGCGGGACGCGCGTGATTGTCCACGAGGACATCTACGAGGAAGTCGTGAATCGCCTGGCCGAGATGGCCTCGCAGATCAAGCTCGGCAATCCGCTCGATGACAAGGTGGGCATGGGGCCCATCATCTCCGAGTCGCAGATGAACACCATTCTGAGCTACATCGAGTCGGGCAAGGCGGAAGGCGCGCGCCTCGTGTGCGGCGGCCAGCGCGCCACGGGAGGCGGCCTGGACGCAGGTTACTTTGTGCAGCCGACCATCTTCGCCGACGTCGACAACCGCATGAAAATTGCGCAGGAGGAGATCTTCGGCCCCGTGCTCGCGGTCATGAAGGCGCGGGACGTGGACGAGGCGGTTCGGCTGGCCAACGATACCGTCTATGGGCTGGCGGGCGGCGTCTGGACGCGCGATCTCAACCAGGCCTATCGCATCGCGCGCGAGATCCGGGCGGGGACCATCTGGGTGAACGACTGGCACATGTTCCGCAGCGACGCGCCGTTCGGCGGCTACAAGATGAGCGGGTTCGGCCGCGAGATTGGGCCGTACGCGCTCGACGAATACACGCAGCTCAAGCACGTACACGCGTCGTTCGTGCACGAGCTCGAAAACCGCCATTGGTATTCCATTGTGTTGCCCGACAGGGCCTGA
- a CDS encoding ABC1 kinase family protein, translating into MAVALNTEERNELERARRFIERERRKITPSKRQREVVKALVKHGVLHALRDRSRDEEARQRLLGQRLRAAFEELGPTFIKLGQVIMTRQELLPEAVTAELAYLLDSVPPLPFHYMMAVLEDEIPNWAEVFRWIDPNPLGSASLAQVYRAQLADGRMAAVKIVRPLVDRLFQVDINNVRKLVRRLQRLLPPQLEVSIDLNGIIEDYYSSTMNELDLRREAEIMEEQRGMVQEFETLYIPEVYHVTQRVLVMEFIDGWNLKDFPVDFFTFEERLERMTDLAHYYVKAFVEGNYHADPHASNLMVDKRTKRIAILDWGLVGRMDAAHTEAIFRMLMHVRVNQQEDAIEALLDIYEPTRYTDLVRLRDQLRSLLIHYTNSTQASYYNWGNLLLSTIVIAAKNYCRIPNGLALWTKGFSAAEGTARWLCPEISYHQLVEIADVQILRRWMMRRFNYHTNASFAAEFAKLTATLPRRLNKILEHFEWNDFRVNLDAQLSHQAVRTLHRVVNKLLLATMSGTFFLGGAILLAFADTRPDTHGGIVDLGWGGVAASVALGISALWSTIRSKKRI; encoded by the coding sequence ATGGCGGTTGCGCTGAATACAGAAGAGAGGAACGAGCTGGAGCGAGCGCGGCGGTTCATCGAGCGGGAGCGCCGGAAGATCACGCCAAGCAAGCGCCAGCGCGAGGTGGTGAAAGCGCTTGTAAAGCATGGCGTGCTTCATGCGCTGCGCGATAGGAGCCGAGACGAAGAGGCTCGCCAGCGCCTCTTGGGTCAACGGCTGCGCGCGGCGTTTGAAGAACTCGGTCCCACATTTATCAAGCTCGGGCAGGTCATCATGACCCGGCAGGAACTGCTGCCTGAAGCGGTGACGGCGGAGCTGGCCTACCTCCTCGACAGCGTGCCCCCGCTGCCCTTTCACTACATGATGGCCGTGCTCGAGGATGAAATCCCCAACTGGGCTGAGGTCTTTCGCTGGATCGACCCGAATCCGCTCGGTTCGGCATCGCTGGCGCAGGTCTATCGCGCGCAGCTGGCGGATGGCCGGATGGCGGCGGTCAAGATTGTCAGACCGCTCGTCGACAGACTGTTCCAAGTGGACATCAACAACGTTCGCAAGCTCGTCCGGCGCTTGCAGAGATTGCTTCCGCCGCAACTCGAGGTTTCTATCGATTTGAACGGGATCATCGAAGACTACTACAGCAGCACGATGAACGAGCTGGACCTGCGCCGCGAGGCGGAAATCATGGAGGAGCAGCGCGGCATGGTCCAGGAGTTCGAGACCTTGTACATCCCTGAGGTGTACCACGTCACGCAGCGCGTGCTTGTGATGGAGTTCATCGATGGGTGGAACCTGAAGGACTTTCCCGTCGATTTCTTCACGTTTGAAGAGCGCCTGGAGCGCATGACGGACCTCGCGCATTACTACGTGAAAGCGTTTGTCGAAGGGAATTACCACGCGGACCCGCACGCATCCAACCTGATGGTGGATAAGCGGACCAAGCGCATCGCCATTCTCGACTGGGGCCTGGTGGGGCGCATGGACGCGGCGCACACGGAGGCCATCTTTCGGATGCTCATGCACGTGCGCGTCAACCAGCAGGAGGACGCCATTGAGGCCCTGCTCGACATCTACGAACCGACCCGGTACACCGACCTCGTCCGCCTGCGGGATCAACTTCGCTCCTTGCTCATCCACTACACCAACAGCACGCAGGCCAGCTACTACAATTGGGGCAATCTGCTGCTCAGCACCATCGTGATTGCGGCGAAAAATTACTGCCGGATCCCGAACGGCTTGGCGCTCTGGACCAAGGGCTTTTCCGCAGCCGAGGGCACGGCGCGCTGGCTTTGCCCCGAGATCTCGTATCACCAACTGGTGGAGATCGCGGACGTCCAGATCCTTCGACGCTGGATGATGCGCCGCTTCAATTATCACACCAACGCCAGCTTTGCGGCTGAGTTCGCGAAACTCACCGCGACGCTGCCGCGGCGGCTCAATAAGATCCTCGAGCACTTCGAATGGAACGACTTCCGCGTCAACCTGGATGCGCAGTTGTCTCACCAGGCGGTGCGCACGCTTCACCGCGTGGTCAACAAGTTGCTTCTGGCCACCATGTCCGGGACGTTCTTCCTCGGCGGCGCCATCCTGCTCGCCTTTGCCGACACGCGGCCCGACACGCATGGCGGGATTGTCGATCTCGGCTGGGGAGGCGTGGCGGCCAGCGTGGCGCTCGGAATCTCGGCGCTCTGGAGCACCATCCGATCCAAGAAGCGAATCTAA